In the Clostridium beijerinckii genome, one interval contains:
- a CDS encoding toll/interleukin-1 receptor domain-containing protein — MRMIFCKPELTMRNLESAGIFYSECKEILDTYVANKLYISSVFQINQLLTEEPDKNDILIFFNSENGIYDEGISKLVNKYYDAQSRIWPIAMENNAECRCPPSPVSAKQSFDVYCRNENRNPMKNNMKAIAQIFARKIISQTLSPLYRDEVLYFISHRRIDGENIAAKLADELKSLTRERNVYRDVVNVEVGNDAQEDIDKNLELSDVVIFLQTKESQYSSYIMKELCYAIINDIPILWIQIDNAPYSEMGIRPGEAPVLSYSSEEFFDRERLLEIVDEIEVKCFQLMMNTSNQVFSYIEYFNDMSNSNKIKLVSDKSSILAYQVQYKEKTRDLYDLGIRNHYVQCFGRNPKPQDIQQFREKVIKEKIYENHDRLFLLSNHGRRDKQIGDAKLSEENFDDYLMNIENVSGGKRRRLEKRIILSGAFPDYDEIYKNSLLEAVVVYSREIIKRGYILVFGAHPTFQKLIFDIGKVYASDIKYSIEMHMDKAYLGAYNLEELQEKCTLVLSDGLQEMRETMICKEKSEMLICLGGKVKEDKTQQGVDIEVELAKSVGIPVALVGTVGGRSSEYAFEMITESNWDELNSWDTSLNESLFYNVNHRVMVKRLLDSIEGENEIE, encoded by the coding sequence ATGAGGATGATTTTTTGTAAGCCAGAGTTGACCATGAGAAATTTAGAATCAGCAGGTATTTTTTATTCAGAATGCAAGGAGATATTAGATACTTATGTGGCTAATAAATTATATATTTCATCTGTTTTTCAGATCAATCAATTGTTGACAGAAGAACCAGACAAAAATGATATTTTGATATTTTTCAATTCAGAGAATGGTATTTATGATGAAGGAATTAGTAAACTAGTTAACAAATATTATGACGCTCAAAGTAGAATATGGCCAATCGCAATGGAAAATAATGCAGAATGTAGATGTCCACCAAGTCCGGTATCAGCTAAACAAAGTTTTGATGTCTATTGTCGAAATGAAAATAGAAATCCAATGAAGAATAATATGAAGGCAATTGCTCAAATTTTTGCAAGAAAAATTATTTCACAGACACTTTCACCACTGTATAGAGATGAGGTTCTATATTTTATTAGTCATAGAAGAATTGACGGAGAGAATATTGCAGCAAAGCTAGCAGATGAATTGAAAAGTTTAACAAGAGAAAGAAATGTTTATCGTGACGTTGTTAATGTAGAAGTTGGAAATGATGCACAAGAAGATATTGATAAAAACTTGGAATTAAGTGATGTGGTGATTTTTTTGCAGACAAAAGAATCACAATATTCTTCATACATAATGAAAGAACTATGCTACGCAATTATTAATGATATTCCGATTCTATGGATTCAAATTGATAATGCTCCATATTCTGAAATGGGAATTCGTCCAGGTGAAGCTCCAGTACTAAGTTACTCTAGTGAAGAATTTTTTGATAGAGAGAGGCTATTAGAAATAGTTGATGAGATTGAGGTGAAGTGCTTTCAGTTAATGATGAATACATCAAATCAAGTATTCTCTTATATCGAATACTTTAATGACATGAGTAACTCAAACAAAATAAAATTAGTAAGTGATAAGTCATCAATTCTTGCATATCAGGTTCAGTATAAGGAGAAAACAAGAGACTTGTACGATTTGGGAATAAGGAATCATTATGTTCAATGTTTTGGAAGAAATCCCAAGCCTCAAGATATTCAGCAATTTAGGGAAAAGGTTATAAAAGAAAAAATATATGAAAACCATGATAGGTTATTTCTATTATCTAATCATGGAAGACGTGACAAGCAAATAGGTGATGCAAAATTATCAGAAGAAAATTTTGATGATTATTTAATGAATATTGAAAATGTTAGTGGAGGTAAGAGGCGCAGGCTAGAGAAGAGAATTATCTTATCAGGAGCATTTCCGGATTATGACGAAATATATAAAAATTCGTTATTAGAAGCAGTTGTAGTCTATTCAAGAGAAATAATTAAGCGTGGATATATATTGGTTTTTGGAGCGCATCCCACATTTCAAAAGCTTATTTTTGATATTGGAAAAGTATATGCATCAGATATCAAATACTCTATTGAAATGCATATGGACAAAGCTTATTTAGGAGCTTATAATCTCGAAGAACTTCAAGAAAAATGTACACTGGTGTTATCTGATGGATTACAAGAAATGCGGGAAACTATGATTTGTAAAGAAAAAAGTGAAATGCTAATTTGTCTTGGAGGAAAAGTTAAAGAAGATAAAACACAACAGGGTGTTGACATTGAAGTAGAATTAGCTAAATCAGTGGGCATACCAGTTGCACTGGTTGGAACCGTTGGTGGACGTTCAAGCGAGTATGCCTTTGAAATGATTACAGAGAGTAATTGGGATGAATTAAATTCTTGGGATACATCACTAAATGAAAGTTTGTTTTACAATGTTAATCATAGAGTAATGGTAAAACGTTTATTAGATTCTATAGAAGGAGAGAATGAGATTGAATGA
- a CDS encoding phage holin family protein, with translation MDFAQYITQNALILIPALYIVGMVIKNTEKINDKYIPMILLFLGILGAVGIMGPSVESVIQGILVTGATVYTNQLIKQSCKKE, from the coding sequence ATGGATTTTGCACAGTATATAACACAAAATGCTCTGATTTTGATTCCTGCTCTATATATTGTTGGTATGGTAATAAAAAATACAGAAAAAATTAACGATAAATATATTCCGATGATATTATTATTCCTAGGAATATTAGGGGCTGTTGGAATCATGGGCCCTAGCGTAGAATCAGTAATTCAAGGCATACTGGTAACGGGAGCTACAGTCTATACTAATCAACTAATAAAACAAAGCTGTAAGAAAGAATGA
- a CDS encoding TIR domain-containing protein, which produces MAKRQVFFSFEYNKDCWRASEVRNMGKVDNSSTFSDNDWEEVKEKTDKKIKEWIDSQMAKRSCLVVLIGETTSGRKWINYEINKAYELNKGIVGIHIHKLKDNNGNQTNKGNNPFYNIYIGSNNERLSKFITCFDSIYETSKYVYDDIKENIEQLIEDAINNKDNY; this is translated from the coding sequence ATGGCTAAACGACAAGTATTTTTCAGTTTTGAGTACAATAAAGATTGTTGGAGAGCAAGTGAAGTTAGAAACATGGGAAAAGTTGATAATAGTTCTACTTTTTCAGATAATGATTGGGAAGAAGTAAAAGAAAAAACAGATAAAAAAATTAAAGAGTGGATAGATTCACAAATGGCAAAAAGATCGTGCTTAGTTGTTTTGATTGGAGAAACTACCTCTGGACGTAAGTGGATTAATTATGAAATTAACAAGGCTTATGAGTTAAACAAGGGAATTGTAGGTATACACATACATAAATTGAAAGATAATAACGGAAATCAAACAAATAAGGGAAATAATCCATTTTATAATATTTATATTGGATCTAATAATGAACGTTTATCAAAATTTATTACTTGCTTTGATTCAATTTATGAAACAAGCAAATATGTATATGATGATATAAAAGAAAATATAGAACAATTAATAGAAGATGCGATTAATAATAAAGATAATTATTAA
- a CDS encoding nucleotide kinase domain-containing protein, with translation MKLEDFKPTLVYDTYWKFAEKRQEVFFNRIQNKPFPWTDDKIIQKYKFTNVYRACDRVSQYLIKNVIYCNNLYSPKDQCFRILFFKLFNKIDTWEYMENALGEISYRSYSYERYNELLTQKINNDERIYSAAYIMPSGKSCFGFDKKHQNNLKLLEYMMESGLSSMIAESKSLQELYLRLLNYPTLGIFLAFQFAIDINYSELCDFDEMSFVVAGPGAKNGINKCFRDLNGHKYEDIIKYVAEQQEMEFEKRGLKFNTLYGRKLQLIDCQNLFCETDKYARIAHPDIGTTNGRKRIKQQYVNRDMESIEYFYPPKWGINNRISIYRNGEL, from the coding sequence ATGAAGTTAGAAGATTTTAAGCCGACACTAGTATATGACACATACTGGAAGTTTGCAGAAAAACGCCAAGAAGTATTTTTTAATAGAATACAAAATAAGCCTTTTCCTTGGACAGATGACAAAATAATTCAGAAGTATAAGTTTACCAATGTCTATAGAGCTTGCGACCGAGTAAGTCAATATTTAATAAAAAATGTGATCTATTGTAATAATCTATATTCTCCTAAAGATCAATGTTTTAGAATTTTATTTTTTAAGCTATTTAATAAAATCGATACGTGGGAGTACATGGAAAATGCTTTGGGAGAGATTTCATATCGTTCTTATTCTTATGAAAGATATAATGAATTATTAACGCAAAAGATTAATAATGATGAAAGGATTTATTCTGCTGCTTATATAATGCCATCGGGGAAAAGTTGTTTTGGGTTTGATAAAAAACATCAAAATAATCTGAAACTGTTGGAGTATATGATGGAGTCTGGATTGTCTAGTATGATAGCAGAAAGCAAGAGTTTACAAGAATTATATCTAAGATTGCTTAATTATCCTACATTGGGAATATTTTTAGCATTCCAATTTGCCATTGATATTAACTATAGCGAATTATGCGATTTTGATGAAATGTCCTTCGTTGTAGCTGGACCTGGTGCAAAAAATGGAATTAATAAATGTTTTAGAGATTTGAATGGGCACAAATACGAAGATATCATTAAGTACGTAGCAGAACAACAAGAAATGGAATTTGAAAAAAGAGGATTAAAGTTCAATACATTGTATGGTAGAAAGTTACAATTAATAGACTGTCAGAATTTATTTTGTGAAACAGATAAATATGCTAGAATTGCTCATCCTGATATTGGTACAACAAACGGAAGAAAAAGAATAAAACAACAATATGTTAATCGTGATATGGAAAGTATTGAATACTTTTACCCGCCTAAGTGGGGAATAAATAATCGCATTAGTATTTATAGAAATGGAGAATTGTAA
- a CDS encoding toll/interleukin-1 receptor domain-containing protein, with protein MFKILNFLRNRKHTISISYGDAKKFEADQIYHFFKDNDVELIKDDISVKYSESYEGFMEKVSNSNHIIMILSQEFFHSRHCMYEAILSIAREDYDKRIIPIVTIKEDIESAAVRQRLLVYWKDKLSELQSFYNKNKEEHQMGEIYKEIDLYNNIINNLDNILKKLGMIKGYNLYESNMELNKVCNNIYYQIFKKEPRVKELRKVEQFIRNNEYEVFNISNDVLRMQMTLFIEDLKKSSSLEISLYPEYPYGEKEYSYIRHKITEGYFGPSLYLTIYDINNREIVLGINDIQSVEVNNSFFSDGHFKYYITIVDREKRKVYEEQMMLPEKIRDNEIILKGYELNYRVILKYIEKNAFEY; from the coding sequence ATGTTTAAAATATTAAATTTTTTAAGAAATAGAAAGCATACAATATCTATTTCTTATGGAGATGCTAAAAAATTTGAAGCAGATCAGATTTATCATTTTTTTAAAGATAATGATGTTGAATTGATCAAAGATGATATTAGCGTAAAATATAGTGAAAGTTATGAAGGCTTTATGGAAAAGGTTTCAAATAGTAACCATATTATAATGATTCTTAGTCAGGAATTTTTTCATTCTCGTCATTGTATGTATGAAGCGATTTTGTCAATAGCTAGAGAAGATTATGATAAACGAATTATACCTATAGTTACAATAAAAGAAGATATTGAATCTGCAGCAGTGCGACAAAGATTACTTGTTTATTGGAAGGATAAACTTAGTGAATTACAAAGTTTTTATAATAAAAATAAAGAAGAACATCAGATGGGTGAAATTTACAAGGAGATTGATTTATACAATAATATAATTAATAATTTAGATAATATATTAAAAAAATTAGGGATGATAAAGGGGTATAATTTATATGAGAGTAATATGGAATTAAATAAGGTTTGTAATAATATTTATTATCAAATATTCAAAAAAGAACCAAGGGTAAAAGAATTACGAAAAGTGGAACAATTTATAAGGAATAATGAATATGAAGTCTTCAATATAAGTAATGATGTTCTTAGAATGCAGATGACATTATTTATTGAAGACTTAAAAAAAAGTAGTTCACTTGAAATTAGCTTATATCCAGAATATCCTTATGGAGAAAAGGAATATTCATATATAAGGCATAAAATAACAGAGGGTTATTTTGGTCCTTCATTATATTTGACTATATATGATATTAATAATAGAGAAATTGTTCTAGGAATAAATGATATACAATCTGTTGAAGTAAATAATTCATTTTTTAGTGATGGGCATTTTAAATATTATATAACAATAGTAGATAGAGAAAAACGTAAAGTCTATGAAGAACAGATGATGTTACCAGAGAAGATTAGAGATAATGAAATAATTCTTAAAGGTTACGAGTTAAATTATAGAGTTATTTTAAAATACATTGAAAAAAATGCTTTTGAATATTAA
- a CDS encoding TIR domain-containing protein, giving the protein MKKKVIMILHELNKVIRSIIDDEDIYMQSRLTLDDTREATEFYDYVVKIAKEYSDISEISNEGRLSEVICNVKEAILLIYFNNSTQIYMPKMEKLFRLAKENQSKIWPIALTKDSRIPPKIIESYQSFDVVSRLENRLLSKDNIKTVAQIFVRQVISECKPTFYTENKLLFVSHKRLDGEDIAAKLCDKINLLGKSKKTFRDVVEVRVGEPAQDTIDSALLQSDVLIFLHTPKSVRAKWIEKEIKSALIYDIPILWIRIDNADTKGLEVIPGDKAHLEYDSKDFDDGIKLEKIVDEVENLCFEIIMNRSRLIYDYVNDFEYWAQENNVSFVNVDKEYQIYKITYNSNKNGLYPRRDYIQYIQYYGRTVKESDKEYFNNFLSKEYQKCGDEKYDSAVLLSSRLNLNEIGNTIFENGFENHSFMWKREVNNKVVKKSKKIVISGAFPESDEELFKQPLMEAVKIFSQEIIKNGYTLIFGAHPTFQKIIFTVAEEFCDDPQQSVSMYISKWFKDSYNISEINKYATVNEIDAETEQNESLTKMREEMLSENNICALICIGGKIKKDSPDEQGVDEEIKLARKSNIDTFLVGSVGGRSSEKSHELKKTDKWTEINYASAALNEEFLYNMDYRSLSKKLFKYIESKER; this is encoded by the coding sequence GTGAAAAAGAAAGTAATTATGATATTACACGAACTAAATAAAGTAATTAGGAGTATTATAGACGATGAAGATATATATATGCAGTCAAGGTTAACATTAGATGATACAAGAGAAGCGACTGAATTCTATGACTATGTTGTAAAAATAGCAAAAGAGTATTCAGATATTTCAGAAATATCAAATGAAGGCAGATTATCCGAAGTAATTTGTAATGTGAAAGAGGCAATTTTATTGATATATTTTAATAATTCAACTCAAATATATATGCCTAAAATGGAAAAATTATTTCGGTTAGCCAAAGAAAATCAATCTAAAATTTGGCCTATAGCATTAACAAAGGATTCAAGGATACCACCAAAGATTATAGAAAGTTATCAAAGTTTTGATGTTGTTTCAAGATTAGAAAATAGATTATTGTCAAAAGATAATATTAAAACTGTTGCTCAGATTTTTGTAAGACAAGTTATTTCGGAATGTAAACCAACATTTTATACTGAAAATAAATTATTATTTGTAAGTCATAAAAGATTAGACGGAGAAGATATAGCGGCGAAATTATGTGATAAAATAAATTTATTAGGAAAGAGCAAAAAAACATTTCGTGATGTTGTAGAAGTAAGAGTAGGAGAACCAGCCCAAGATACAATTGACTCAGCTTTGTTACAAAGCGATGTTTTAATTTTTTTGCATACGCCAAAGTCAGTAAGAGCAAAATGGATTGAAAAAGAAATTAAGAGTGCATTAATTTATGATATTCCAATTCTTTGGATAAGGATAGATAATGCTGATACAAAAGGACTAGAAGTAATACCAGGGGATAAAGCTCATTTGGAATATGATAGTAAAGATTTTGATGATGGAATTAAATTAGAAAAGATTGTTGATGAAGTTGAAAACTTGTGTTTTGAGATTATAATGAATCGTTCCCGATTAATTTATGATTATGTTAATGATTTTGAATATTGGGCTCAAGAAAATAATGTATCATTTGTAAATGTTGATAAAGAATATCAAATATATAAAATTACATATAATAGTAATAAGAATGGTTTGTATCCAAGACGTGATTATATTCAATATATACAATATTATGGTAGAACAGTAAAGGAGAGTGATAAAGAATATTTTAATAATTTTTTATCTAAAGAATATCAGAAGTGTGGAGATGAGAAATATGACTCGGCAGTCTTACTTTCAAGTAGATTAAATTTGAATGAAATTGGGAATACTATATTTGAAAATGGTTTTGAAAATCATAGTTTTATGTGGAAAAGAGAGGTGAATAATAAAGTGGTAAAAAAATCCAAAAAAATTGTGATTTCTGGTGCATTCCCTGAAAGTGATGAAGAATTATTCAAGCAACCTCTTATGGAAGCTGTTAAAATTTTTTCACAAGAAATAATAAAAAATGGATATACACTAATTTTTGGTGCACACCCTACATTTCAAAAAATAATTTTTACTGTTGCTGAAGAGTTTTGTGATGATCCACAGCAATCAGTATCAATGTATATTTCTAAATGGTTTAAAGATAGTTATAATATAAGTGAAATAAATAAATATGCCACTGTAAATGAGATAGATGCTGAAACAGAACAAAATGAAAGTTTAACCAAAATGAGAGAAGAAATGCTTTCTGAAAATAATATATGTGCTTTAATATGTATTGGTGGAAAGATAAAAAAAGATAGCCCTGATGAACAAGGTGTTGATGAAGAAATTAAATTAGCTAGAAAGTCAAACATTGATACATTTTTAGTTGGTTCAGTAGGAGGGCGTTCTTCTGAAAAATCACATGAACTAAAAAAGACAGATAAATGGACTGAAATTAATTATGCATCAGCAGCTCTTAATGAAGAATTTTTATATAATATGGATTATAGAAGTTTATCGAAAAAATTATTTAAATATATAGAGAGTAAGGAGAGATAA
- a CDS encoding dTMP kinase has protein sequence MNEDNVNALRSRIYVFEGIDNVGKTTIIKELKGRLCKEMGYECEIVAFPGNEERTLGAFVYDIHHNEKKYIDYSINDASLQLLHVASHIDLIQRKLMEEYSTSKIIMMDRFWWSTYAYGLSGGLKSNVVSAILAPELIYWEKINVNKIFLIERKDREKDYEADKDIQIMQKYRDLARKDPKCQIINNDGSLEETTNMIFNEIMGESSL, from the coding sequence TTGAATGAAGATAACGTCAATGCTTTGCGCTCGAGGATATACGTTTTTGAAGGAATTGATAATGTTGGAAAGACAACAATTATTAAAGAATTGAAAGGAAGACTGTGCAAAGAAATGGGCTATGAATGTGAAATAGTTGCGTTCCCAGGAAATGAAGAAAGAACATTAGGTGCGTTTGTTTATGATATACATCATAATGAGAAAAAGTATATTGATTACTCCATTAATGATGCTAGTTTACAACTATTGCATGTTGCTTCACACATAGATTTAATTCAACGAAAGTTAATGGAAGAATATAGCACTTCAAAAATTATTATGATGGATCGCTTTTGGTGGTCTACGTACGCATATGGATTATCTGGAGGATTAAAAAGTAACGTTGTTAGTGCTATTTTAGCTCCAGAATTGATATATTGGGAAAAAATTAACGTCAATAAAATATTTTTAATAGAACGTAAGGATCGTGAAAAGGATTATGAAGCTGATAAGGATATTCAGATTATGCAAAAATATAGAGATCTTGCAAGAAAAGATCCAAAGTGCCAAATAATAAATAACGACGGAAGTTTGGAAGAAACGACAAACATGATATTTAACGAGATTATGGGAGAATCGTCTTTATGA
- a CDS encoding thymidylate synthase, whose amino-acid sequence MADFISGKTANEVWEKAIKLLQKQEYSLSGRTGDVFELLHTFISIEEPQQKWIYNRIPPISIGYALAELVWIINGEERSDIINMWNPSLEKYAGRGDVYHGAYGKRIRSHFGFDQIEKAYEALQSIPESRQVVIQIYDTKVDFPIEKGIPQDEDIPCNICSLLKVRNGKLEWSQIMRSNDVLLGMPYNFIQFTGLQEILAGWLELDLGSYNHYSDSLHLYARDIDKIGIGQETEIRNNDSLSLRRNESERLFQEIFHRMKGLCSKNITEKEIYSLAKIDSGYIAYDNIMLIIGAYISQKNKNNDLTKNLIGSCTNNSYVAMWERWVSRTFEKV is encoded by the coding sequence ATGGCTGATTTTATTTCTGGAAAAACTGCAAATGAAGTATGGGAAAAAGCTATAAAGTTATTGCAGAAACAAGAGTATTCTCTGAGTGGAAGAACAGGTGATGTTTTTGAATTATTGCATACTTTTATTTCAATTGAAGAACCGCAACAAAAATGGATCTATAACCGTATTCCTCCAATTAGCATCGGATATGCTTTGGCTGAATTAGTATGGATTATTAATGGAGAAGAAAGGTCCGATATTATTAATATGTGGAATCCAAGTTTGGAAAAGTATGCTGGTAGAGGTGATGTTTATCATGGTGCCTATGGGAAGCGGATAAGATCACACTTCGGTTTTGATCAGATAGAAAAGGCATACGAAGCATTACAAAGCATTCCAGAAAGCCGGCAGGTAGTGATACAAATTTACGACACTAAGGTTGATTTTCCAATAGAAAAAGGAATACCGCAAGACGAAGATATTCCATGTAATATATGTTCATTATTAAAAGTCAGAAATGGAAAGCTGGAATGGTCTCAAATAATGCGTAGTAATGACGTTCTATTAGGAATGCCTTATAATTTTATTCAATTTACTGGATTACAAGAAATTTTAGCTGGATGGCTCGAGCTAGATTTGGGTTCATATAATCATTATAGTGACAGTTTACATTTATATGCTCGTGATATTGATAAAATCGGAATTGGACAAGAAACGGAAATTAGGAATAATGATAGCTTGTCTTTGAGGAGGAATGAATCTGAAAGATTATTTCAAGAGATATTTCATAGAATGAAAGGACTCTGTTCAAAAAATATTACAGAAAAAGAAATTTATTCTCTGGCAAAAATTGATTCGGGTTATATTGCTTATGATAATATTATGCTTATTATTGGAGCATACATATCACAAAAAAATAAAAATAATGATTTGACAAAAAATCTTATTGGGTCATGTACAAATAATTCATATGTTGCAATGTGGGAGCGCTGGGTTAGTAGAACATTTGAAAAAGTCTAG
- a CDS encoding TIR domain-containing protein has protein sequence MTVVLLGTNTLKRPFVQYEICESIKRGNAVISVHVHNIKDILTGQISLKYNIHTVIGQYNDNSPTYFDNHNDGVYDYKIDNGYENL, from the coding sequence GTGACGGTTGTACTTTTAGGAACGAATACATTGAAAAGACCATTTGTTCAATATGAGATATGTGAAAGTATTAAACGAGGAAACGCTGTGATCAGTGTTCATGTGCATAATATTAAGGATATTCTAACAGGTCAAATTTCACTAAAATACAATATACATACTGTAATTGGACAATATAATGACAACTCGCCTACATATTTTGATAACCACAATGATGGAGTTTATGACTATAAGATTGATAATGGCTATGAAAATTTATGA
- a CDS encoding toll/interleukin-1 receptor domain-containing protein: MNGTTDGTKLQEDWFPQVDSDIFISHSHKDIKLAQGLAGWLNQKFGLKCFIDANIWGYADELLEMINSKYSDKREDGNDGYLYNHTKCNTASKHVNVMLSIALQKMIDKTEAIFVLNTDNFIQKYGEVYKTGTYSPWIYTEIVCTELIRKKPLSEYRKQFLYEFAHQQDDIHKSYNESEYSAVYKVSIDHLKDINMQTLFDWEKNNTMDKYKLDKLYLITHPEQMKKIKNFYENKSSVLIG; the protein is encoded by the coding sequence ATGAACGGTACAACAGATGGAACTAAACTACAAGAGGATTGGTTTCCACAAGTAGATTCAGATATTTTTATTTCACACTCACATAAGGATATAAAATTAGCACAAGGACTAGCTGGGTGGTTAAATCAAAAATTTGGGTTGAAATGTTTTATTGATGCAAATATCTGGGGATATGCAGATGAACTTTTGGAAATGATTAATTCAAAGTATAGTGATAAACGTGAAGATGGAAATGATGGTTATTTATATAACCATACAAAATGTAATACTGCATCAAAACATGTTAATGTGATGTTGTCAATTGCATTACAAAAAATGATAGATAAAACAGAAGCAATTTTTGTTCTTAATACTGATAACTTTATACAAAAATATGGTGAAGTTTATAAAACTGGAACATATTCTCCTTGGATATATACAGAAATTGTTTGTACGGAATTAATAAGAAAAAAGCCATTATCAGAATATAGAAAACAATTTTTATATGAATTTGCACACCAACAAGATGATATACATAAAAGTTATAATGAAAGTGAATATTCTGCAGTTTATAAAGTATCAATAGATCATTTAAAAGATATCAATATGCAGACATTATTTGATTGGGAAAAAAATAATACTATGGATAAATATAAATTAGATAAACTATATTTAATTACTCATCCTGAGCAAATGAAAAAAATTAAAAATTTTTATGAAAATAAGTCATCTGTATTGATTGGTTAA
- a CDS encoding TIR domain-containing protein — protein sequence MAHKTFISYKYSEAKNLRDDIIEAMGDDAVYYKGETSDSPDLTDTSTENIKKNLKDMMFGTTVTIVILTPNMKKSKWIDWEIEYTLKRITRNGKRSQTNGIVGVIKKDNGGYSWFKTESENCHGTSTISYNSNKVFSIIFKNHFNSKPSIWHCDECKTYDYMNGSYITYVEEETFLKNIDEYINNAFDKSEKESNYDITRTK from the coding sequence GTGGCGCATAAAACATTTATTTCATATAAATATAGTGAAGCGAAAAACTTAAGAGATGATATTATTGAAGCAATGGGAGATGATGCTGTTTATTATAAAGGAGAAACAAGTGATTCTCCTGATTTAACTGATACATCAACAGAGAATATTAAGAAGAATTTAAAAGATATGATGTTTGGTACAACTGTAACAATCGTAATTCTTACTCCAAATATGAAAAAAAGTAAATGGATAGATTGGGAAATAGAATATACATTAAAACGTATTACAAGAAATGGAAAGAGATCTCAAACAAATGGAATTGTAGGTGTTATTAAAAAAGATAATGGGGGATATAGTTGGTTTAAAACCGAAAGTGAAAACTGTCATGGAACGTCAACTATTTCTTATAATAGTAATAAGGTATTTTCTATAATTTTCAAAAATCATTTTAATTCAAAACCATCAATATGGCATTGTGATGAGTGTAAAACATATGATTATATGAATGGCTCATATATTACATATGTAGAGGAAGAAACATTCTTAAAAAATATTGATGAATATATTAATAATGCTTTTGATAAAAGTGAAAAAGAAAGTAATTATGATATTACACGAACTAAATAA
- a CDS encoding TIR domain-containing protein — protein MADEIKNIFVSHQHNDADKIESFKKLIGKHGIDMRDSSIYENKLKNNATNEQYIKQELIKPQMKWAGTVVVLIGKDTAKSDYVNWEIKTAAEMGKRIVGVYLQGAKEEDIPVELIENGNNLVGWNGEKIVDAINGEDFEWENPDGSPRSNNPMDLPRYQC, from the coding sequence ATGGCAGATGAAATAAAAAATATTTTTGTGTCACATCAACATAATGATGCAGACAAAATTGAGTCATTTAAGAAATTAATAGGTAAACATGGGATTGATATGAGAGACAGTTCTATTTATGAAAATAAACTAAAAAACAATGCAACTAATGAGCAGTATATCAAACAAGAATTGATAAAACCGCAAATGAAATGGGCAGGAACAGTAGTTGTACTGATAGGTAAAGATACAGCTAAAAGTGATTATGTGAATTGGGAAATAAAGACAGCTGCAGAAATGGGAAAAAGAATTGTAGGAGTGTATTTACAAGGAGCAAAAGAGGAAGATATTCCTGTAGAATTAATTGAAAATGGAAATAACTTAGTCGGATGGAATGGTGAAAAAATTGTAGATGCGATAAATGGAGAAGATTTTGAATGGGAAAATCCTGATGGTAGCCCTAGAAGTAACAATCCAATGGATTTACCGAGATATCAGTGTTGA